Part of the Limanda limanda chromosome 23, fLimLim1.1, whole genome shotgun sequence genome is shown below.
ATACCCTTTTACTGGAGGAATACAAACATAAGTGATCATAGTAATCAGGAAGTACAATCCCTCATCTTTACACTTAAATCTGTATAAAGGTGATATAACATTTACTGAATGCAAAGCAACTCATTctgcattcatatttttatctaATTTTTCTAAATCTCTTAATATTTATGGATACAACtaaaacacatacatacatgtaagactcttattttacttttcaattCAAATCATATTAAAGTTGTTCAACTACAAATATGACCCAGCATGCATATAGGgaacaggagctggagttaTTCTGCCATTGCCGTTGAGCAAGGTATTGGTTGCACTGGAATTACGGACACATGCAATTAttcaaagtttgtttttgttagtaAACTGTACATCATTTCTGTTTCtactgtctctcgctctcttgctGCATGTGAGTGTAGCAGTCGGTCCTCAGCGATCAGTGTGACCTCGGTATTCGGTTTTTGGACCTGCGGATCGCAAGGAAGCCAGCGGGAGGCCGAGCACTGTTCTTCGCCCACGGCCTCTACACGCTGCTGGCCGTCACGGTACGAGAACCATACCGAACGCAGTAATCAGAGGCAAGAAACTGCATTCACTGTAATAAGGGTTTCAGTTTGTTCGCAGGAGGCTCTGGACGAACTGGCTGCCTGGCTGGACGCTCATCCCAAAGAGTTCGTGATCGTCTCCTGCTCGCATTTCGATTCGCTGACGGACGGAGATCACGCCCGTCTGGTGGAGAACATCATCACGCTgtttggagataaactctgctCCTCAAAGGTCAGTGGATTCACAGGGAATATTTCTAATAATAGCTTCATAATTCAAAAGACGTCTGCTGCTTGTCAGATGTGAGAATTTGCTGTTTGACATGATTATGTTTTGGATTGTCGCTCAGACACGTACAGACTCAAAGACTCCACTTTGGGCTCTGGGAACTTTTGATTGGCATTTAAATTGACTTATTGGGTAATTGATAAATGCTAGTTGGTtagaaaacagatttaaacTAATTAGAATGGTACCGAAAGCTAAAATAGTGAACGCAACTCGATTACAAGGCTCAGAGGTTGAGCGTCGTTATTCTGAGAGGACTGTCTCTCCCACAGTTCTTGGAGCTGCTACTTTTGGACAGAATTAAATCTACTGACGTGGAGAAGTTCACGTCTAATACTAATTCAATTTCAATATTTGAGCATAATTAATTTTACCCTTAATTTCTTTGATCACcaaattttatataattttttcagAGACATTTGTAGCTGCATTGTACGTAGGAAGGGAGTGTTTGTGATATTAGAATACAgtcaataattatattattgtgtgtgtgtacactcagTGGCCGGTTTATTAGGTACCCCTGTTTTAAACAAAAGAATAAATCCTTTTTGGTGAATTTAATTTTACTTTAATTcgatgtgtgtgtatatgtgcagGAGACCCCCACTCTGCGTTCCTGTTGGTCCAGAGGGCAGCAGGTCATCCTTTCCTATGGAaaccagcaggtggtgctgcagCACCCTGAGCTGTGGGATGAAATACCTTACCGGTAACTTGAGTTTCTAAATGTTCTAATTCGACACTGCCTGCATTTTACACCATGTTTCTATTGTTATACATAAACGCAGTATTGGCACACAAGTTAGGCTGCAGCATTTTCCGGGATTAACCCATTTATTTATCACCACACAAACCCCATCTCCCAAATTTCCCTGAAGATtgataaaatgaaatgagatcATTAAACATTAACCTGACCGGCCTCATGGTGGCGCTCGGTCTCCAGGTATGCAGACAGCCCAGACCCGAAGAAGGTGATCGCTTTCCTCGAGGACCAGAAGCACAGAAGACGCCCAGGTGAAAATACTCTGTTACAAATAAAAGTCCTCCTTTCAACGTTTCATTTAAGGGAAAGTAGTGAAACCATGTCATAGTTATCTTACTTGCGGTTTGATCTTGACGCAATAACATGTCATTTATACTTCAATATAACATTTGAAGCAAATTTGATGTACTTTAAAGAGAGTTTGATGGTTAAATTCATTTTACTCTCTAAACAGACATCTTGTGGTTTTTTGTTCAATCGACTGAGCCTTTCTTAAATTGTCTTCCTCATCCTTCACTTATTCCAGCCGGTTTTTACGTCAGCGGCCTGAACCTGACCGAAGACGCCCCCTAcgtcctcctccatcccctccAAACCATGAGGAAGATGACGATGAAGGGCCTCACGTTGCTGCTGAGCTGGGCGAGCGACCAGCGGCCGGGGCCCGAGGACGGCGGGGTCAACATCGTCTGCTGCGACTTCGTGGACGTCAGTCAGTTCTGCTCGCTGGTGATCGGTCTGAACGACAAGCTGCGTCCCTTCTGCAGGACACAAGGAGACGCCGCTGGCTGTGCCTGAGTTCCAACGTACAAAAATCaccttttggtttgtttacacacatacaaaaatgcCTTGTGACTTATACTTGTGAATCTCATTCTGTTTACACTGGAATGTCTTGATCAAGTTTAACATTTATACAAATGTTAATGTATTTAACTGAAACTACTGTAAGACAGCACACTGTAGCGTACAGCACCAAATTTGCTCGATCATGTGAATATGTCCCATTGGATTTGGGTTGTTTCACTCCTTCCTGTCACATTACACAGGATATGTGACTCCTATATTTAAAATGCCCATATTCAGATTTTCTGGTGTTACTGTACGTCCCACTATGCAATAATTCTCAGCAGTTTACACAcatcaaaaaaaatgttttacgtCTGCAACGGCAATAAGCACATTCCTTATATGCAGCAGTTTTTATTATAACCGGCTGTAATGTCATTTATTATATTGATCCACGGGACAAGATGTTAACAAATGCATCAATAAACATATGCTCACAAATATagcatttgaatatatatatatacaatatatataatgataatgtgTAATATTATGATGTTTTTTATATCATATTTGTGAGCATGCGTTTATAAAAAGTATTTACTCAGAAACAGTattgttgttttccttgtgCACTTAAATATTTAGcattctttttttatgttttctatttCTAATAGATAGCTattgttgtattgtattgtactgCATTGTAATTAAGAGGTTTGGAATATACACTTTCATGCACTATGCAAAtaaatgcttttaaatatatagtTATCCGGGATTTTTTCTTTGCAGCTCAGTGTTTGAAAAATGAATCAGTGGCTTCAGTAATGTGAGAAAAGCTTTAAAGTCCCCAAGGGCCAgtcaataagaataataataataaatacaaaatgaagaCAATAAAACAGCAACATCAATACAAAAGTGCATATGTAAAAGTAATGTGATCCCTGTCTGCTGCTACAAAAAGCtttgctgtgtttaattaatattttaacaCTTCAGGATAAATAAACTCTTCTTAAAAACTCtagttataaatatatatatatatacactaatCAAGGTAAATGGAGGCTAT
Proteins encoded:
- the LOC132996738 gene encoding PI-PLC X domain-containing protein 1-like, whose product is MIRRNMEEEEEEQEEQQQQQKLAGNPDWMSSLPAELLDVPLWNLALPGSHDSMSFCLDVSSPVLRSESCLLRGFDRLFPCWTRPCVYRWATTQQSVLSDQCDLGIRFLDLRIARKPAGGRALFFAHGLYTLLAVTEALDELAAWLDAHPKEFVIVSCSHFDSLTDGDHARLVENIITLFGDKLCSSKETPTLRSCWSRGQQVILSYGNQQVVLQHPELWDEIPYRYADSPDPKKVIAFLEDQKHRRRPAGFYVSGLNLTEDAPYVLLHPLQTMRKMTMKGLTLLLSWASDQRPGPEDGGVNIVCCDFVDVSQFCSLVIGLNDKLRPFCRTQGDAAGCA